The Streptomyces sp. NBC_00459 DNA segment CATGGTGGGGAGAGGCGGGCGCGTGCGGGTTTTCCGGGCGGCCGTCTGTGGGAAAGCGGTGCGCCTCTGTGCCGGTGATGCGCCCTGTGTGCGGGTGAGCGTGGCGTTCTAGCGTGGGGCTGGAGGTGGGCCATGGCGGTGCGGATAGTTCGCCGGGGGGCGCTGCTGGGGCTCGGTGCCGTGTGGTGGTGGGCCGTCCTGCGGCTCGCGCTGGCGCCCGGTGCGGGGGTGCTTGAAGGGGCGGTCGCGGCCGGCGGGTGGGGGCTGAGCCTGCTGCCGGTGCACTGTGTGCCGAAGGCTCGGGCGGCGCGGATCGTGGCAGTCACGGGGGTCGTACGGGGGCGCGCCGGTGCGGGTGCCGGTGATGGCGCTGCTGGGTCTACCAGGGCATCGCCACGCCGCCGTTCGGGCGGAGGATCTGGCCCGTCGTGAACGCTGACGCGTCGGACGCCAGGTGCAGCACCGCGTGGGCGACCTCCTCCGGTTCGCCGACCCGGCCCAGTGGTGCCAGCCGGGACATCAGCGCCTCGGTGTGCGCCTGGGCCTCGCCGTCGTGGCGGTCGGTCATCGGCGTACGGATCCAGCCCGGCGCGACCGCGTTGACGCGGATGCCATGGCGCCCGACCTCGGCGGCCAGCGTCTTCGTCAGTTGGACGACGGCTGCCTTGGCGACGCCGTAGCAGAGCAGGCCGGGGTTGCCGGTGTCGATGGCGCCCGAGGCCATGGTGATGATGCTGCCCCTGGTGTTCCCGGAGATCATCAGGCGTGCGGCCTCCTGGCAGGCGTACAGCACGCCCTTGAAGTTGACGCCCAGGACCCGGTCGAGATCCTCCTCGCGGGTCTCCAGGACGGGGCTGCTGTGCATGATCCCGGCGACCGCCGCCATGACGTCCAGCCGCCCACACCCGGCCACGGCCTGGCGGACCTGGGCGCTGTCGGTGACGTCCACGTGGTGGGTACGGGCCGTGCCGCCGATGCCCTTGATCAGGGTCGCGGTCTCGTGCAGTCCCTGCGCGTCCCGGTCGGCGCAGTGCACCAGGGCGCCCGCCTCGGCGAGCAGTACGGCGGATGCGCGTCCGATGCCGCTGGCGGCCCCGGTGACGAATGCGGTGCGTCCGGTGAGGTCGTACGCCTGTACGGGCATGCTGGGACGGTACGAGGGTTTCTGACGGATCGTCAATTGTTCGTGCACGGTTCGGTTCTGAAGGGCGTTGGCGTGAGGTGCGTGGATGTGAGGTGCGTGGTGCGTTTGTGGCGTCAGCCGTACGGGAGCGGCTTGCGCTGTGCTCTGGTGGCGCCGG contains these protein-coding regions:
- a CDS encoding SDR family NAD(P)-dependent oxidoreductase — encoded protein: MPVQAYDLTGRTAFVTGAASGIGRASAVLLAEAGALVHCADRDAQGLHETATLIKGIGGTARTHHVDVTDSAQVRQAVAGCGRLDVMAAVAGIMHSSPVLETREEDLDRVLGVNFKGVLYACQEAARLMISGNTRGSIITMASGAIDTGNPGLLCYGVAKAAVVQLTKTLAAEVGRHGIRVNAVAPGWIRTPMTDRHDGEAQAHTEALMSRLAPLGRVGEPEEVAHAVLHLASDASAFTTGQILRPNGGVAMPW